From Saccopteryx leptura isolate mSacLep1 chromosome 3, mSacLep1_pri_phased_curated, whole genome shotgun sequence, one genomic window encodes:
- the CAD gene encoding multifunctional protein CAD isoform X3, producing MATLVLEDGLVLRGQPFGAAVSTAGEVVFQTGMVGYPEALTDPSYKAQILVLTYPLIGNYGIPADEVDDFGLSKWFESSRIHVAGLVVGECCPTPSHWSTIRTLHEWLQQHGIPGLQGVDTRELTKKLREQGSLLGKLVQDGTEPSALPFLDPNARPLVPDVSIKAPQVFNSGGTPRILALDCGLKYNQIRCLCQRGAEVTVVPWDHTLDSQEYEGLFLSNGPGDPASYPSVISALSRVLSEPNPRPVFGICLGHQLLALAIGAKTYKMRYGNRGHNQPCLLVGSGRCFLTSQNHGFAVETDSLPAGWLPLFINANDHSNEGIVHDNLPFFSVQFHPEHHAGPSDMELLFDIFLETVKEAKAGNPGGQTVRERLAERLCPPGTPSPGSGPPPPRKVLILGSGGLSIGQAGEFDYSGSQAIKALKEENIQTLLINPNIATVQTSQGLADKVYFLPITPHYVTQVIRNERPDGILLTFGGQTALNCGVELTKAGVLARYGVRVLGTPVETIELTEDRRAFASRMAEIGEHVAPSEAANSLEQAQAAAERLGYPVLVRAAFALGGLGSGFASTREELSALVAPAFAHTSQVLVDKSLKGWKEIEYEVVRDTSGNCVTVCNMENLDPLGIHTGESIVVAPSQTLNDREYQLLRQTAIKVTQHLGIVGECNVQYALNPESEQYYIIEVNARLSRSSALASKATGYPLAYVAAKLALGIPLPELRNSVTGGTAAFEPSLDYCVVKIPRWDLSKFLRVSTKIGSCMKSVGEVMGIGRSFEEAFQKALRMVDENCVGFDHTVKPVSDMELETPTDKRIFVVAAALWAGYSVERLYELTRIDRWFLHRMKRIVAHAQLLEEHRGQPLPPHLLHQAKRLGFSDKQIALAVLSTELAVRKLRQELGICPAVKQIDTVAAEWPAQTNYLYLTYWSTMHDLTFRTPHVLVLGSGVYRIGSSVEFDWCAVGCIQQLRKMGYKTIMVNYNPETVSTDYDMCDRLYFDEISFEVVMDIYELENPEGVILSMGGQLPNNMAMALHRQQCRVLGTSPEAIDSAENRFKFSRLLDTIGISQPQWRELSDLESARQFCQTVGYPCVVRPSYVLSGAAMNVAYTDGDLERFLSSAAAVSKEHPVVISKFIQEAKEIDVDAVACDGVVAAIAISEHVENAGVHSGDATLVTPPQDITAKTLERIQAIVHAVGQELQVTGPFNLQLIAKDDQLKVIECNVRVSRSFPFVSKTLGVDLVALATRVIMGEEVEPVGLMTGSGVVGVKVPQFSFSRLAGADVVLGVEMTSTGEVAGFGESRCEAYLKAMLSTGFKIPKKNILLTIGSYKNKSELLPTVRLLESLGYSLYASLGTADFYTEHGVKVTAVDWHFEEAVDGECPPQRSILEQLAENHFELVINLSMRGAGGRRLSSFVTKGYRTRRLAADFSVPLIIDIKCTKLFVEALGQIGPTPPMKVHVDCMTSQKLVRLPGLIDVHVHLREPGGTHKEDFASGTAAALAGGVTMVCAMPNTRPPIVDGPALALAQKLAEAGARCDFALFLGASSENAGTLGAVAGSAAGLKLYLKETFSELRLDSVAQWMEHLETWPSHLPIVAHAERQSVAAILMVAQLTQRSVHICHVARKEEILLIKAAKARGLPVTCEVAPHHLFLSCEDLERLGPGKGAVRPELGSREDVEALWENMAVVDCFASDHAPHTLEEKCGPRAPPGFPGLETMLPLLLTAVSEGRLSLDDLLQRLHHNPRRIFHLPPQEDTYVEVDLEHEWTVPSHMPFSKAHWTPFEGQKVKGTVRRVVLRGEVAYIDGQVLVPPGYGQDVRKWPQGAVPQPAPSAPTTGEVTTTPERPRRGIPGLPDGRFHLPPRIHRASDPGLPAAFLCPGAGIPQGSRAWGKSLWSVDVSLAMPLP from the exons TGTTTCAAACCGGCATGGTCGGCTACCCCGAGGCCCTCACTGACCCTTCCTACAAAGCTCAGATCTTAGTGCTGACATATCCTCTGATCGGCAACTATGGCATCCCTGCAGATGAAGTGGATGATTTTGGTCTCAGCAAG TGGTTTGAATCCTCGAGAATCCACGTGGCAGGATTGGTGGTGGGAGAGTGCTGCCCTACTCCCAGCCACTGGAGCACCATCCGCACCCTGCACGAGTGGCTGCAGCAGCATGGCATACCTGGCCTGCAAG GAGTGGACACTCGGGAGCTGACTAAGAAGTTGCGAGAGCAAGGGTCTCTCTTGGGCAAGCTGGTGCAGGATGGGACAGAGCCGTCAGCCCTGCCATTCTTGGACCCCAATGCCCGCCCCCTGGTGCCGGACGTCTCCATTAAG GCTCCACAGGTTTTCAATTCAGGAGGTACCCCTCGTATCCTTGCTTTGGACTGTGGCCTCAAGTATAATCAGATTCGATGCTTGTGCCAGCGTGGGGCTGAGGTCACTGTGGTACCCTGGGACCACACATTGGACAGCCAGG AATACGAGGGTCTCTTCCTGAGTAATGGCCCTGGTGACCCCGCCTCCTATCCCAGTGTTATATCTGCATTAAGCCGTGTCTTATCTGAGCCTAATCCCCGGCCTGTCTTCGGGATCTGCCTGGGACACCAGCTGTTGGCCTTAGCCATTGGGGCCAAGACTTATAAGATGAG ATACGGGAACCGAGGCCATAACCAGCCCTGCTTGCTGGTGGGCTCTGGGCGCTGCTTTCTGACATCCCAGAACCATGGGTTTGCTGTGGAAACAGACTCCCTGCCAGCAGGCTGGCTCCCCCTCTTCATCAACGCCAATGATCATTCCAATGAAGGCATTGTACATGACAACCTGCCCTTCTTCAG TGTCCAGTTTCACCCAGAGCACCACGCTGGCCCTTCAGATATGGAGCTTCTTTTTGATATCTTTCTGGAAACTGTGAAAGAAGCCAAGGCTGGAAACCCTGGTGGCCAGACAG TTCGAGAGCGGCTTGCTGAGCGCCTCTGTCCGCCTGGGACTCCCAGCCCGGGCTCTGGGCCGCCCCCACCACGGAAGGTTCTGATCCTGGGCTCAGGGGGCCTCTCCATTGGCCAGGCTGGAGAGTTTGACTACTCAGGTTCTCAG GCAATCAAGGCCCTGAAGGAAGAAAACATCCAGACATTGCTGATCAACCCCAACATTGCCACAGTACAGACCTCCCAGGGGCTAGCCGACAAGGTCTATTTCCTTCCCATAACGCCGCACTACGTAACCCAG gtGATCCGTAATGAGCGCCCAGATGGCATATTACTGACTTTTGGGGGCCAGACAGCTCTGAACTGTGGTGTGGAGCTGACTAAGGCTGGAGTGCTAGCACGATACGGTGTCCGGGTCCTGGGCACACCCGTGGAGACCATCGAGCTGACAGAGGACCGGCGTGCCTTTGCCTCCAGGATGGCGGAGATTGGAGAGCATGTGGCCCCCAGTGAGGCAGCAAATTCTCTTGAACAG GCCCAGGCAGCCGCCGAGCGACTGGGGTACCCTGTGCTGGTGCGTGCCGCCTTTGCCCTAGGAGGCCTGGGCTCTGGCTTTGCCTCTACCAGAGAGGAGCTCTCTGCTCTTGTGGCCCCAGCTTTTGCCCATACCAGCCAAGTCCTGGTGGACAAGTCCCTGAAGGGGTGGAAGGAGATTGAGTATGAGGTGGTGAGAGACACCTCTGGCAACTGTGTCACG GTGTGTAACATGGAGAACTTGGACCCACTGGGCATCCATACTGGTGAGTCCATAGTGGTGGCTCCGAGCCAGACACTGAATGACAGGGAGTACCAGCTACTGCGGCAGACAGCCATCAAGGTGACCCAGCACCTTGGAATCGTTGGGGAGTGCAATGTGCAGTATGCCTTGAACCCTGAGTCTGAGCAG TATTACATCATCGAAGTGAATGCCAGGCTCTCTCGCAGCTCCGCTCTGGCCAGTAAGGCCACAGGCTATCCACTGGCCTACGTGGCAGCCAAGCTGGCTTTGGGCATCCCTCTGCCTGAGCTCAG GAACTCCGTGACTGGGGGAACAGCGGCATTTGAACCCAGCCTGGATTATTGTGTGGTGAAGATTCCTCGCTGGGACCTCAGCAAGTTCCTCCGCGTCAGCACAAAGATCGGAAGCTGCATGAAGAGTGTTG GTGAAGTCATGGGCATTGGGCGTTCCTTTGAGGAGGCCTTCCAGAAGGCTCTGCGCATGGTGGATGAGAACTGTGTGGGCTTCGATCACACAGTAAAGCCAGTCAGTGATATG GAGCTGGAGACGCCCACAGATAAGCGGATCTTTGTGGTGGCTGCCGCTCTGTGGGCAGGCTACTCAGTGGAGCGCCTGTACGAACTCACACGCATTGACCGCTGGTTCCTGCACCGCATGAAGCGGATCGTCGCACACGCCCAGCTGCTGGAGGAGCACCGCGGCCAGCCTTTGCCCCCACACCTGCTGCACCAGGCCAAGCGCCTGGGCTTCTCAGACAAGCAGATTGCCCTTGCAGTTCTGAG CACAGAGCTGGCTGTTCGCAAGCTGCGTCAGGAACTGGGGATCTGCCCGGCGGTGAAACAGATCGACACGGTTGCGGCTGAGTGGCCAGCCCAGACAAATTACTTGTACCTGACATACTGGAGCACCATGCACGATCTCACCTTCCGGACGCCTCACGTCCTGGTCCTCGGCTCTGGCGTGTACCGTATCGGCTCTAGCGTCGAGTTTGACTGGTGTGCCGTGGGCTGCATCCAGCAGCTCCGGAAG ATGGGATATAAGACCATCATGGTGAACTACAACCCAGAGACAGTCAGCACCGACTATGACATGTGTGACCGACTCTACTTTGATGAGATCTCTTTTGAG GTGGTGATGGACATCTATGAGCTGGAGAACCCTGAAGGCGTGATCCTGTCCATGGGTGGGCAGCTGCCCAACAACATGGCCATGGCTCTGCATAGGCAGCAGTGCCGGGTGCTGGGCACCTCCCCTGAAGCCATTGATTCAGCTGAGAACCGTTTCAAGTTTTCCCGGCTCCTTGATACCATTGGTATCAGCCAGCCTCAGTGGAGGGAGCTCAGTGACCTAGAG TCAGCTCGCCAGTTCTGCCAGACCGTGGGGTACCCCTGTGTGGTGCGCCCCTCCTATGTGCTGAGTGGCGCCGCAATGAACGTGGCCTACACTGACGGGGACCTGGAGCGCTTCCTGAGCAGCGCAGCAGCCGTCTCCAAGGAGCACCCTGTGGTCATCTCCAAGTTCATCCAGGAGGCCAAG GAGATTGACGTGGATGCTGTGGCCTGTGATGGTGTGGTGGCGGCCATCGCTATCTCTGAGCATGTGGAGAATGCAGGCGTGCACTCAGGGGATGCCACGCTGGTGACCCCACCACAAGACATCACTGCCAAAACCCTGGAGCGGATCCAAGCCATCGTGCATGCTGTGGGCCAGGAGCTGCAGGTCACGGGACCCTTCAACCTGCAGCTCATTGCCAAG GACGACCAGCTGAAAGTTATTGAATGCAACGTGCGTGTGTCTCGCTCCTTTCCCTTTGTCTCCAAGACGCTCGGTGTGGACCTAGTAGCCTTAGCCACACGAGTCATCATGGGGGAAGAAGTGGAGCCCGTGGGGCTCATGACTGGCTCTGGAGTCGTGGGGGTCAAG GTGCCCCAGTTCTCGTTCTCCCGCCTGGCGGGCGCTGATGTGGTGTTGGGTGTGGAAATGACCAGCACCGGGGAAGTGGCTGGCTTTGGGGAGAGCCGCTGTGAGGCCTACCTCAAGGCCATGCTAAGCACTGGTTTTAAGATTCCCAAGAAGAACATCCTGTTGACCATTGGCAGCTATAAG AACAAAAGTGAGCTGCTCCCAACCGTACGACTGCTGGAGAGCTTGGGCTACAGCCTCTATGCCAGTCTGGGCACCGCTGACTTCTACACCGAGCACGGCGTCAAG GTAACAGCTGTGGACTGGCATTTCGAGGAGGCAGTGGATGGGGAGTGCCCACCACAGCGAAGCATCTTGGAGCAGCTGGCTGAGAATCACTTTGAGCTTGTGATTAACCTGTCGATGCGAGGAGCTGGGGGCCGCCGTCTCTCCTCCTTCGTCACCAAGGGCTACCGTACTCGACGGCTGGCTGCTGACTTCTCCGTGCCCCTCATCATTGATATCAAATGCACCAAACTGTTTGTGGAG GCCCTAGGCCAGATCGGGCCAACCCCTCCTATGAAGGTGCATGTTGACTGCATGACCTCCCAGAAGCTTGTGCGTCTTCCTG GATTGATTGACGTCCACGTGCACCTGCGGGAACCAGGTGGCACACACAAGGAGGACTTTGCCTCAGGCACAGCCGCTGCCCTGGCTGGGGGTGTCACCATGGTGTGTGCCATGCCTAATACCCGGCCCCCCATCGTTGATGGCCCTGCACTGGCCCTGGCCCAGAAG CTGGCAGAGGCTGGCGCCCGCTGTGACTTTGCCTTATTCCTCGGAGCCTCGTCGGAAAATGCGGGGACCTTGGGTGCTGTGGCTGGGTCTGCTGCAGGGCTGAAGCTCTACCTCAAAGAGACCTTCTCTGAGCTGCGGCTGGACAGTGTGGCCCAGTGGATGGAG cactTGGAGACATGGCCTTCCCACCTTCCCATTGTGGCCCACGCGGAGCGGCAGAGCGTGGCCGCCATCCTCATGGTGGCTCAGCTGACCCAGCGCTCGGTGCACATCTGTCACGTGGCACGGAAGGAGGAG ATCCTGCTGATTAAAGCTGCAAAGGCACGGGGGCTGCCAGTGACCTGTGAGGTGGCGCCCCACCATCTGTTCCTGAGCTGCGAGGACCTGGAACGCCTGGGGCCTGGGAAGGGGGCGGTCCGGCCTGAGCTTGGCTCCCGCGAGGACGTGGAGGCCCTGTGGGAGAACATGGCTGTCGTCGACTGCTTTGCCTCCGACCATG ccccccATACCTTGGAGGAGAAGTGTGGGCCTAGGGCTCCCCCCGGCTTCCCTGGGCTCGAGACCATGCTGCCGTTGCTGCTGACAGCTGTGAGCGAGGGCCGGCTCAGCCTGGACGACCTGCTGCAGCGGCTGCACCACAACCCTCGGCGGATCTTCCATCTGCCCCCGCAAGAGGACACCTACGTGGAG GTGGATCTGGAGCATGAGTGGACAGTCCCCAGCCACATGCCCTTCTCCAAGGCCCACTGGACACCCTTTGAGGGGCAGAAGGTGAAGGGCACTGTTCGTCGTGTAGTCCTGCGAGGAGAGGTTGCCTATATTGATGGGCAG GTTCTAGTACCCCCAGGCTATGGACAAGATGTACGCAAGTGGCCTCAGGGAGCTGTCCCCCAGCCTGCGCCCTCAGCCCCTACCACCGGGGAGGTCACCACG ACACCTGAAAGGCCTCGCCGGGGCATCCCAGGGCTTCCTGATGGCCGCTTCCACCTGCCACCCCGAATCCACCGAGCCTCGGACCCAGGTCTGCCAG CTGCATTCCTGTGCCCGGGAGCTGGGATCCCACAGGGCAGCAGAGCGTGGGGTAAATCCCTGTGGTCGGTTGATGTGAGCCTGGCCATGCCCCTTCCCTAG